A single window of Aspergillus oryzae RIB40 DNA, chromosome 8 DNA harbors:
- a CDS encoding uncharacterized protein (predicted protein) yields the protein MYFTGLPTETLCLIASYLPCQQDVYALARTNRRIYHALHDFLYEYNSRYYHGSALAFVAKHGNIGRIAQLLRGLKTAQTRSRTPPGPRWRSEVPSEQRWEEDSDEVEWDSDDEDMYSLTRDISSHPLKSARYSVADIVQIQKALLAAIEINNEEIVTLLIEWGAQANFYRGNLRDDNPGRIRRRHSRAKDPPPLYLAVRCGHAGLVKYLLEKGADPDRYRPSPLYRAVEDGQYNIIAMLLNHGAPLSYARVLKLAEDGDGMDGTIAYDHESSYCTIEEEASEGRGEEYGSGS from the exons ATGTATTTCACCGGTCTGCCGACCGAAACACTTTGCTTGATCGCATCGTATCTGCCCTGTCAGCAAGATGTCTATGCTCTAGCAAGAACCAACCGCCGTATATATCATGCGCTACACGATTTTCTCTATGAATACAACAGTCGTTACTACCATGGGTCCGCACTAGCATTCGTCGCCAAACATGGGAATATAGGGCGCATTGCACAACTTTTGAGGGGACTCAAAACCGCTCAAACAAGGTCCCGAACTCCACCAGGACCTCGCTGGAGAAGTGAAGTTCCTTCGGAGCAGCGATGGGAAGAGGATTCGGACGAGGTTGAGTGGGACTcagacgacgaagatatgTATTCGCTAACCCGCGATATTTCGTCTCATCCATTGAAGAGTGCTAGGTACAGTGTGGCAGACATTGTCCAGATCCAGAAGGCTCTGCTTGCTGCTATTGAGATCAACAACGAGGAAATCGTAACTCTTTTAATTGAGTGGGGTGCTCAGGCAAATTTCTATCGCGGGAATCTCCGTGATGACAATCCGGGGCGGATCCGACGTCGACACTCTCGCGCGAAAGACCCTCCACCACTCTATCTAGCAGTCAGATGTGGGCATGCGGGTCTAGTCAAGTATTTGCTTGAGAAAGGGGCTGATCCAGACCGCTATCGCCCGTCTCCCTTGTACCGAGCGGTTGAAGATGGTCAATACAATATTATCGCAATGCTACTGAATCATGGGGCCCCCCTATCATATGCACGTGTTCTAAAGCTAGC agaagatggcgatggcaTGGATGGAACTATCGCCTATGATCACGAATCCTCTTACTGTAcgattgaagaggaagcatcCGAAGGGCGTGGCGAAGAATATGGATCTGGTTCATAG
- a CDS encoding uncharacterized protein (predicted protein), which produces MLTVCILLQALLCKSVIAWTNGASATGPTDPSVVDHCEYWVNNIGLSDSCELIEDYFGITRRQFRLWNPSLSPSCVMTRGWSYCVAAPSSATTSTTSTTSITATRPSDPPGTITYSGTAAPTQSGVSSSCAKYHLVHPGDTCYTIQDEYGDFTLEQFYSWNPSIGKGCIGIQPGYYVCVGTESKSTSISMTPTTGSSTAIPSKTSEGSSASDPQPHQTGIPANCNKWHYVVDGDECETIATKYGITLQQFYTWNPAIGSTCRFLWKDNYVCVGITG; this is translated from the exons ATGCTTACCGTTTgtatccttcttcaggctcttctttgCAAATCAGTTATTGCGTGGACCAATGGCGCCAGTGCGACCGGACCGACTGATCCATCCGTTGTTGATCACTGCGAGTACTGGGTGAACAACATTGGATTAAGCGACAGCTGCGAGTTGATTGAAGACTACTTTGGGATCACGAGGCGGCAGTTTCGACTTTGG AACCCATCTCTGTCACCTTCATGTGTCATGACTCGTGGATGGAGCTATTGTGTCGCAGCGCCGTCTTCGGCGACAACGTCCAccacatccaccacatccaTCACTGCTACCCGACCCTCTGATCCTCCAGGCACTATCACGTACTCCGGCACAGCGGCTCCCACGCAAAGTGGCGTCAGCTCATCCTGCGCCAAGTATCATCTAGTGCATCCAGGAGATACATGCTATACCATCCAGGATGAATATGGGGACTTTACTCTTGAACAGTTTTATTCATGGAATCC CTCCATCGGCAAGGGTTGCATTGGTATACAGCCAGGTTATTATGTCTGCGTGGGCACTGAATCCAAGTCTACCTCTATTTCTATGACGCCCACTACCGGGTCTTCTACTGCAATTCCGAGCAAGACCAGTGAAGGATCGTCCGCATCAGATCCtcaaccacaccaaacaGGTATCCCAGCAAATT GTAACAAATGGCATTATGTCGTCGATGGTGATGAATGCGAAACGATAGCCACCAAATACGGCATTACACTCCAGCAATTCTATACATGGAATCCAGCCATTGGTTCCACTTGCCGTTTCCTTTGGAAGGACAATTATGTCTGTGTCGGTATTACCG GTTAA
- a CDS encoding uncharacterized protein (predicted protein) encodes MNLFDPRWKLPLHCFQLFLMVIVIGLSAPRLFMKNQPRTRASTIGLGMAAKSLVIILYQLLTEHVTVLRKWASLKAYTILNALEIVFWAAVAVLTIQANVQMCVAPGCILGWGVAITGINLRYGINLRLGEWCGYCMANAFENSALAIYSTIICYLCDSRVSLGCL; translated from the exons ATGAACCTCTTCGACCCCCGCTGGAAACTCCCCCTCCACTGCTTCCAGCTATTCCTAATGGTGATAGTAATTGGCCTTTCCGCCCCAAGACTCTTCATGAAGAACCAACCCCGTACACGAGCTAGTACAATTGGCCTGGGAATG GCCGCAAAATCCTTAGTGATCATCCTTTACCAACTCCTAACCGAACACGTCACCGTCCTCCGGAAATGGGCAAGTTTAAAAGCATACACGATCCTCAATGCCCTGGAGATCGTCTTCTGGGCCGCTGTCGCAGTCTTGACTATCCAGGCCAATGTGCAGATGTGTGTGGCGCCTGGGTGTATTTTGGGCTGGGGTGTGGCTATTACGGGGATCAATTTGAGGTATGGTATCAATCTGAGACTTGGTGAGTGGTGTGGATACTGTATGGCTAATGCGTTTGAGAATAGTGCTTTGGCTATTTATTCCACGATTATCTGTTATC TGTGTGATTCTCGGGTCTCTTTGGGGTGCTTATGA
- a CDS encoding GMC family oxidoreductase (choline dehydrogenase and related flavoproteins), producing the protein MLFPSFVLATLSLGAAVRSHAGSPSHYDFVIVGGGTSGLVVANRLSEMNNVTVAVIEAGESALNNFNVSNVMGYSTAFGTQVDWAYKTENQTYAGGLQQTIRAGKALGGTSTINGMSYTRAEDVQIDNWEVVGNKGWNWKNLFQYYKKSEGFQVPTKDQIAHGASYNASYHGRNGPLKVGWPTSMTNSSVFPVLQQTFEKLGVQYNPDSEGGKMVGFTVHPDTLDREMNVREDAARAYYWPYEARSNLKIISNTRADKVIWANATQGEAVAVGVEVTNAYGTETIYADKEIILSAGALRSPALLELSGVGNPAVLNKYNIPVKVNITTVGENLQDQTNNALTWEGVETLTGLATFSVLPSVNQLYGDNVTALASYVKFQLVTYAKVVASASNSAVKEANLVEAFERQYDLIFNSQVPYAEVVFAPSGQSFSVEYWPLLPFSRGSVHIQSANASDLPAINPNYFMFGQDAEAQITVAQYIRKALGTAPLSGLVGDEVSPGLDVLPASASSSTWTKWVEANYRTNYHPVGTNSMLPREKGGVVSPELKVYGTKNLRVVDASILPFQLCGHLTSTLYAVAERASDLIKENYRA; encoded by the exons AtgctttttccctcttttgtTCTGGCGACCTTGTCGCTAGGGGCAGCGGTCCGAAGTCATGCTGGCTCGCCCTCTCACTATGATTTTGTCATTGTCGGTGGAGGCACCAGTGGATTGGTCGTCGCCAACAGACTCTCAGAAATGAACAATGTCACTGTGGCTGTCATCGAGGCCGGAGAATCAGCActgaacaacttcaacgTGTCTAACGTCATGGGCTACAGCACCGCGTTTGGGACTCAGGTCGACTGGGCCTACAAGACCGAGAACCAGACCTATGCAGGAGGCCTGCAGCAGACTATCCGTGCTGGAAAGGCTCTTGGTGGTACGAGCACGATCAATG GAATGTCCTATACTCGGGCCGAAGACGTGCAAATCGACAATTGGGAGGTGGTCGGGAACAAGGGTTGGAACTGGAAGAACCTATTTCAATACTACAAGAAGTCGGAAGGCTTCCAGGTGCCTACCAAGGACCAAATCGCTCATGGTGCTAGCTACAACGCTAGCTATCATGGCCGGAACGGCCCTCTGAAGGTTGGCTGGCCTACCTCCATGACCAACAGTAGTGTCTTTCCCGTCCTTCAACAAACCTTTGAGAAACTGGGCGTTCAGTACAACCCCGACTCCGAAGGTGGGAAGATGGTCGGATTCACTGTCCACCCCGACACTCTTGACAGGGAGATGAATGTTCGCGAAGATGCTGCCAGAGCTTACTACTGGCCGTATGAAGCCCGCTCAAatttgaagatcatctcGAACACTCGCGCAGACAAGGTCATCTGGGCCAATGCCACCCAGGGAGAGGCTGTTGCCGTGGGAGTCGAGGTCACCAACGCTTACGGCACGGAAACGATCTACGCTGACAAGGAGATCATTCTGTCGGCTGGTGCGCTTCGATCCCCTGCCCTTCTCGAGCTGTCTGGCGTGGGAAACCCCGCGGTCCTCAACAAGTACAATATCCCCGTCAAGGTCAATATAACCACCGTCGGCGAGAACTTGCAAGATCAGACCAACAACGCCCTCACCTGGGAAGGCGTCGAGACGCTGACTGGCTTGGCGACCTTCTCCGTTTTACCCTCCGTGAACCAGCTCTACGGTGACAACGTCACTGCTCTAGCTTCCTACGTCAAGTTCCAACTCGTCACCTATGCAAAAGTCGTCGCCAGCGCCTCTAACAGCGCCGTCAAGGAAGCCAATCTCGTAGAGGCTTTCGAGCGCCAGTATGATCTGATCTTCAACTCCCAGGTCCCCTACGCGGAAGTTGTCTTCGCCCCCAGTGGGCAATCGTTCTCCGTCGAGTACTGGCCgcttctccccttctcccGCGGCAGCGTCCACATCCAATCCGCGAACGCCTCCGACCTTCCTGCCATCAACCCCAACTACTTTATGTTTGGGCAAGACGCTGAGGCTCAAATTACGGTAGCGCAATACATCCGCAAGGCTTTGGGTACTGCGCCTTTGAGCGGTCTTGTGGGCGATGAGGTTTCCCCCGGCCTCGACGTGCTCCCTGCTAGTGCATCCAGCTCCACTTGGACCAAGTGGGTTGAGGCAAACT ACCGAACCAACTACCACCCCGTTGGCACTAACAGCATGCTTCCCCGCGAGAAGGGCGGTGTTGTCAGCCCCGAGCTCAAGGTTTACGGTACCAAGAACCTCCGCGTGGTCGATGCTTCAATCCTGCCGTTCCAGCTCTGCGGCCACTTGACCAGCACTCTGTATGCTGTTGCCGAGAGGGCTTCCGATCTGATCAAGGAAAACTATCGGGCTTAG
- a CDS encoding intradiol ring-cleavage dioxygenase (predicted protein) — translation MQIISLSKLAILGLAGLAIAHPGAHEPSSMSHSAKRSFLNNAKRSLSQCSSHLERRGINDRIQARRAAAYEMYRKRSIDARDYNPSVNTSHHSTLDVTSQTTEEELFAKNPVCILSPEGEIGPFWVKGELVRSDVRDGEAGIPIIMDGQFIDIETCEPIKDLYWDVWNCNSTGVYSGVQDSSNGNGDDDSNLDKTFLRGIQKTDAEGVAQFKSMFPGHYGGRTTHVHVVAHVGATQLQNNTITGGHVAHIGQLFFDQDLIYKVEATYPYNTNKVSITTNADDHVVQDETEDSASDPFFEYAFLGDALEDGIYAWITLGVNVSASYDTSYASLLTSSGGVSNSNSGGPGSTVNL, via the coding sequence ATGCAAATTATTTCTTTGAGCAAGCTGGCCATTCTAGGCCTGGCCGGCCTGGCAATTGCCCACCCCGGCGCCCACGAGCCCAGCTCAATGTCGCACTCCGCGAAGAGAAGCTTCCTCAACAACGCAAAGCGTTCCCTCAGCCAATGCAGCAGCCATCTGGAGCGCCGTGGAATCAACGACCGGATCCAGGCTCGCCGTGCGGCCGCATACGAGATGTACCGCAAGCGCAGCATTGATGCTCGCGATTACAACCCCTCCGTGAACACCTCGCACCACTCTACCCTTGATGTGACCTCTCAGACCACCGAGGAAGAGCTGTTCGCCAAGAACCCCGTGTGTATTCTTTCCCCGGAAGGAGAAATCGGACCTTTCTGGGTGAAGGGTGAACTGGTCCGGTCTGACGTCCGCGACGGCGAAGCCGGTATCCCGATCATCATGGACGGCCAGTTCATTGACATCGAGACATGTGAGCCTATCAAGGATCTCTACTGGGACGTGTGGAACTGCAACTCCACCGGTGTTTACTCCGGTGTCCAGGACTCTAGCAATGGTAACGGCGATGACGACTCCAACCTCGACAAGACCTTCCTCCGTGGTATCCAGAAGACCGATGCCGAGGGTGTCGCTCAATTCAAGTCCATGTTCCCCGGTCACTACGGCGGCAGAACCACCCACGTCCACGTCGTTGCCCACGTCGGTGCTACCCAGCTGCAGAACAACACCATCACCGGCGGTCACGTCGCTCACATCGGTcagctcttcttcgaccagGATCTTATTTACAAGGTCGAGGCTACCTACCCTTACAACACGAACAAAgtctccatcaccaccaatgcCGATGACCATGTCGTCCAGGATGAGACTGAGGACAGTGCCTCTGACCCCTTCTTCGAGTATGCTTTCCTCGGTGATGCTCTTGAGGATGGTATCTATGCTTGGATTACTTTGGGTGTCAATGTCTCCGCCAGCTATGATACTAGCTATGCTTCTCTTTTGACTTCCTCTGGTGGTGTCTCCAACTCGAACAGCGGTGGCCCTGGTAGCACTGTTAACCTCTGA